The DNA segment TATCTTCACGGTCCAATTCTTTCTCATGAATAAATTTATCCATCAGGATGTCATCATGCTCCGAGACCGCCTCCAGCATTTGCTCGCGGTTCTTCCCGGCCTCCGCCTTCAAATCGTCCGGAATCGGATAGTCGGTAAAAGTCGCCCCGAGATCTTCATCATGATAAACCCGATAGGTCATGGTGACCAAATCGATGACGCCCGTGAAATATTCTCCCTGTCCGGCCGGCATCTGAATCGGCACACATTTGACCGAAAATTTCTCGTTCATTTCCTTGACGGTTTCATAAAAATCCGCCCCGACCCGGTCCATCTTATTGATATAAGCGATCCTCGGAACATGATACTTGTCCGCCTGTCGCCAGACCGTTTCCGATTGCGGCTCCACGCCGCCGACCGCGCAAAACAGCGCCACGGCGCCGTCCAGCACGCGCAACGATCTCTCCACTTCAATGGTGAAATCAACATGACCGGGGGTATCGATGATATTTATCTGATGGTCCCGCCAGAAACAGGTAGTCGCCGCCGAGGTTATAGTTATCCCTCTCTCCTTTTCCTGCTCCATCCAATCCATGGTAGCGGCGCCGTCGTCAACCTCACCGATCCGGTGAGTCTTGCCGGTGTAATAAAGGATACGCTCCGTCGTCGTCGTCTTACCGGCGTCGATATGAGCCATAATGCCGATATTTCTGAAGCGTTTTAGATCCTTGTTTCCGGACATAAAAAAACCCTAACTGAATCGTATCCAAGCCTCGCTTAACGATAAAGGAATCCTTGCGGCCGACCGTAAAATTCAGCAGGGTGCGGTTGGCGACTGAAATCAGGAATCCTTATCTTATCTTAAAATAGGCTCGCAAAGTCGGTCTTCTTACCTTCTTTTAACTGTTCCTTCAAATGTTAAAAACTTTACCATCTAAAATGCGCGAACGCTTTGTTCGCTTCGGCCATTTTATGTGTATCTTCTTTCTTCTTAATCGAGGCCCCTTCGTTATTGGCCGCCGCTATGAACTCGGCCGCCAATTTCTCGGCCATCGTGTGTTCGCCGCGAGAGCGCGAATAACTAATCAACCAGCGAATGGCCAACGCTACCCGGCGGTCCGCCCGAACCTCCACCGGCACCTGGTAAGTGGCGCCGCCAACCCGACGGGATTTCACTTCCAGCACCGGCTTAACATTATTCAGCGCTTTATGAAAAACTTCGATCCCCGGTTGCCCGGTCTTCTTCTCGGCGCTGTTCAAAGCCGTATATATGATCCGTTCCGCGGTCGATTTCTTCCCGTCTTCCATCATCGCCCCGATAAACTGCGAAATCAACCGGTCGCCGTACTTGGTATCGGGTATCAACTCTCTCTTGGGCGGTGTATTTTTCCTCGGCATTAGATTTACCTTCTTAGTTTATTTCTTGGGCCGCTTCGTTCCGTATTTGGAACGGCTCTTGGAACGCTCGCCGACACCCGATGCATCCATCGTCCCGCGTATAATATGGTAACGCACTCCCGGCAGGTCCTTTACACGACCGCCTCTGATAAGTACAATCGAGTGCTCCTGAAGATTGTGTCCTTCGCCCGGTATATANGCGGTAACTTCCATCTGATTAGTCAGCCTGACNCGCGCCACTTTGCGCAGGGCAGAGTTCGGCTTTTTGGGCGTGCTGGTATAAACCCTGGTGCAAACTCCCCGCTTTTGAGGGGAACCCTTAAGCGCCGGAGTGGTCGTTTTCGACTGAACCATCTTGCGCCCTTTGCGAATCAACTGACTTATAGTCGGCAAGGCTTCTTCCTTTATAAAAAAATTAATGTCCTAAACAAAAATAGAACCGTAATTTATTATTATCTCCATCTCTGTCAAGTGTTTTCTTGAAAAATATTAGCCAGAGATTCGTCCGAATCGATATTTCCCGCTTCATCATCCTCGGAAATTATTTCCGAGGCATGATAACGGGCCATACCGGTCCCGGCCGGAATGAGATGCCCGATAATTACGTTCTCTTTCAGGCCCAAAAGCCGATCCACTTTTCCGTTGATGGCCGCCTCCGTCAGGACTTTGGTCGTCTCCTGAAATGCCGCCGCCGAGAAAAATGACTCCGTCGAGAGGGAGGCTTTTGTGATCCCGAGAAGAAGCGGCTCAAAAGTGGCCGGCTCCCCGCCTTCGGCTATAACACGAGAGTTTTCGTCCATAAACCGATTGCGGTCAACTTGCTCCCCTTCAAGGAAATTGGTGTCGCCGGAGCGGGTCACTCGAACCTTCTGAAGCATCTGCCGCACGATCGTCTCGATATGCTTGTCGTTTATCTTAACACCTTGCAGCCGATAGACTTCTTGGATTTCGTTAACCAGATACTCCTGCACCGCCATCACCCCTGAAATCCTCAGGATATCGTGCGGATCAATGGAACCTTCGCAAAGTCTGTCGCCGGCATAGACGCGATCTCCGTCATGGACATGAAGATGGCGACCGTGGGGAATCAGATATTCCTTGGTCTCACCTTCATCGCCGTGAACAAATATCTGTTGCTGACCGCGAACCGTCTTGCCAAATTCAACTATGCCATCGACTTCTGATATGACCGCCGGATCGTGTGGTTTCCGGGCTTCGAACAACTCCGCCACTCTCGGCAAGCCGCCCGTAATATCACGGGTCTTGGAAATCGCCCGCGGAATCTTCACCAGGAATTCACCGTCTGTTATCTCCTGGCCGTCATGGACCAGAAGATGCGCCCCCGTCGGGATACGATAATTCGCCACCTCTTTACCTTTCGAGTCGCTTATCTGAATGGCGGGGAATAGAGTCTTGTCCCGCTCTTCAACAATAATCGGTTGAATCAAACCGGTCGTTTCATCCAGTTCTTCGCGAAGAGACACATCGGGGACGATATCCTTGAAAACAACCTTGCCGCCCAATTCGCTCACAATAACATTGGAATACGGATCCCATTCGAACACTGTCTGTCCCTTCTCAAGTTCCTGACCCTCGTTAATCAGGAGCATCGAACCGTAAGGAACATTCATGCGCGAACGAACCCGATTCTTTTCATCGACTATATGGACCTCGCCGTCGCGGCTCACCACTATCCTGGAACCGTCCGGCTTGGCTATAGTAATAATTTCCTTAAAGACTGCCTTTCCGCTCTGCTTGGCCTCGACCTTCGACTGCTCCGCAATACGGGCCGCCGTTCCCCCGATATGGAAAGTTCTCAGCGTCAGCTGCGTTCCCGGTTCGCCGATTGACTGAGCGGCGATTACTCCGACCGCTTCCCCGATGTTGACCATTTTCATATTGGCCAGGTTGCGCCCGTAGCACTTGGCGCACACCCCGCGCTTCGATTCACAGGTCAAAACCGAACGAATGCGGACCGATTCGATACCGGCCTCTTCGATTTGTGCCGCCTGATCTTCGCCGACCTCATCGCCGGCCTTGACAATGACCTCGTCGGAAATCGGATCGAAAACATCTTCCAGCACCACGCGGCCCAGAATACGGTCGCGCAGGGACTCGATCACTTCTTCACCTTCCTTAAGAGCGGTCACGTCGATTCCCAGAATCGTACTGCAGTCCGGCTCGTGAATAATGACATCCTGAGCCACATCGACCAGCCGCCGCGTCAGATATCCGGCGTCGGCCGTTTTCAGCGCCGTATCGGCGAGACCTTTGCGCGCACCGTGCGTCGAAATAAAATACTCGATAACCGACAAACCCTCGCGGAAATTGGATATGATCGGGGATTCGATAATTTCGCCGATACCCCCGGTAATCTTCTTCTGCGGTTTGGCCATCAGGCCGCGCATGCCGGCCAGCTGCCGAATCTGCTCTTTCGATCCGCGGGCGCCCGATTCCGCCATCATATAGACCGGGTTGAATCCCTGGCGGTCACGGGCCAGATTACTAAACATCACATCGGCCACTTCCGATGTCGTCCTTGTCCAAATATCGATGACCTGATTGTACCGTTCACCGTTTGTTATGACACCCCGCTCATACCGTTTCCGGATTTTATCGACATCCTTCAAGGCATTGTCGATGAGGACCGCCTTCTCCTGCGGGACAAGCAGATCCTCGATCGAGACCGTTATACCGGCCAGAGTGGCGTACTCAAAACCCAACTTTTTCAATTTGTCGAGAAATTCCACCGTCATCGACGGGCCGACTTCGCGGTAGCAGTTGAGGACCAACTGCTCCATCTTTCCTTTCGAAGCTACCTCATTGTAGAAGGACATTCCTTTGGGTAGAATCTGATTGAATATGATTCGCCCCGCCGTCGTCTCGACAAGAGTTCCATCGATTTTGACTTTGACCTTGGCGTTGAGATCGAGTTGTTTGGCCGCATATGCCGCCAGCGCCTCATCGGTGTTGTAAAACACCATCCCCTCGCCCTGGGCTCCCTGACGTATTTTGGTCAGGTAATAGCACCCGATTACCATATCCTGCGATGGTATCGCGATCGGCCTCCCTGACGACGGAACCAAAAGGTT comes from the Candidatus Zixiibacteriota bacterium genome and includes:
- the rpsG gene encoding 30S ribosomal subunit protein S7 (Evidence 2a : Function from experimental evidences in other organisms; PubMedId : 10094780, 10606263, 10772857, 11160889, 11684020, 12244297, 12809609, 1398129, 1552908, 2461734, 385062, 6349681, 6989816, 7000779, 7507167, 7556101; Product type s : structure); translation: MPRKNTPPKRELIPDTKYGDRLISQFIGAMMEDGKKSTAERIIYTALNSAEKKTGQPGIEVFHKALNNVKPVLEVKSRRVGGATYQVPVEVRADRRVALAIRWLISYSRSRGEHTMAEKLAAEFIAAANNEGASIKKKEDTHKMAEANKAFAHFRW
- the rpsL gene encoding 30S ribosomal protein S12 (Evidence 2a : Function from experimental evidences in other organisms; Product type s : structure), translated to MPTISQLIRKGRKMVQSKTTTPALKGSPQKRGVCTRVYTSTPKKPNSALRKVARVRLTNQMEVTAYIPGEGHNLQEHSIVLIRGGRVKDLPGVRYHIIRGTMDASGVGERSKSRSKYGTKRPKK
- the rpoC gene encoding RNA polymerase, beta prime subunit (Evidence 2a : Function from experimental evidences in other organisms; PubMedId : 6266829, 6278450, 6287430; Product type e : enzyme) — encoded protein: MATLPTNVPKVPQKKPTDFSAIQVQLASPEVILSWSYGEVTKPETINYRSFKPERDGLFCERIFGPVKDWECNCGKYKRIRFRGIVCDRCGVEVTQSKVRRERMGHIELAVPVTHIWFVKSLPSRIGYLLDLSVRELEKIIYYEAYVIIDPGNTSYQERDIITEEEYQELVESGKQFDARMGAEAIRDLLAKIDVDDLSIQLRAQVKVETSAQRQKDALKRLRIVEAFRQSTNRPEWMIMNVIPVLPPDLRPLVPLEGGRFATSDLNDLYRRVINRNNRLKKLIDIQAPEVILRNEKRMLQEAVDALFDNGRRTHSVRGDSKRPLKSLSDLLKGKQGRFRQNLLGKRVDYSGRSVIVVGPELKIYQCGLPKNMALELFKPFIIMKLEEKGYVQTVKSAKKLVERERPEVWDILEEIIEDHPILLNRAPTLHRLGIQAFYPKLVEGKAIRLHPLVCAAFNADFDGDQMAVHVPLSFEAQLEARLLMLASNNLLVPSSGRPIAIPSQDMVIGCYYLTKIRQGAQGEGMVFYNTDEALAAYAAKQLDLNAKVKVKIDGTLVETTAGRIIFNQILPKGMSFYNEVASKGKMEQLVLNCYREVGPSMTVEFLDKLKKLGFEYATLAGITVSIEDLLVPQEKAVLIDNALKDVDKIRKRYERGVITNGERYNQVIDIWTRTTSEVADVMFSNLARDRQGFNPVYMMAESGARGSKEQIRQLAGMRGLMAKPQKKITGGIGEIIESPIISNFREGLSVIEYFISTHGARKGLADTALKTADAGYLTRRLVDVAQDVIIHEPDCSTILGIDVTALKEGEEVIESLRDRILGRVVLEDVFDPISDEVIVKAGDEVGEDQAAQIEEAGIESVRIRSVLTCESKRGVCAKCYGRNLANMKMVNIGEAVGVIAAQSIGEPGTQLTLRTFHIGGTAARIAEQSKVEAKQSGKAVFKEIITIAKPDGSRIVVSRDGEVHIVDEKNRVRSRMNVPYGSMLLINEGQELEKGQTVFEWDPYSNVIVSELGGKVVFKDIVPDVSLREELDETTGLIQPIIVEERDKTLFPAIQISDSKGKEVANYRIPTGAHLLVHDGQEITDGEFLVKIPRAISKTRDITGGLPRVAELFEARKPHDPAVISEVDGIVEFGKTVRGQQQIFVHGDEGETKEYLIPHGRHLHVHDGDRVYAGDRLCEGSIDPHDILRISGVMAVQEYLVNEIQEVYRLQGVKINDKHIETIVRQMLQKVRVTRSGDTNFLEGEQVDRNRFMDENSRVIAEGGEPATFEPLLLGITKASLSTESFFSAAAFQETTKVLTEAAINGKVDRLLGLKENVIIGHLIPAGTGMARYHASEIISEDDEAGNIDSDESLANIFQENT